The Leptospira mtsangambouensis genomic sequence CCATCAGTAAAAATCACTCGTCGTTTGTACCCTGATGGGGAAAACGAATATTACCTAAATGATATCAGAACCACAAGAAAGGATATCGAAAAAACCCTTCTCGATACAGGAATTGGTAAATCTAGTTATAGTATTTTAGAACAAGGTCGAGTGGACCAAATCCTCAATTCCAAACCAGAAGAAAGAAGAGCCATCTTTGAAGAAGCAGCAGGTGTTTCTCGGTTCAAACTGGATCGGAAAGAAGCCACAAAGAAGTTGGATGATACCAACCAAAACCTTCTGCGCATCCAAGACATTATGAACTCTATGGTCAAAGACTTAGAAGTCAAAGAAAAACAATCGGAAAAAGCCGAACAGTATTTCAAACTTAAATCCGATTTGGATGAGTCAGACAAAAACCTAAGGTTTCTAAAACTCAGAGATTTCAAACGTCGAATGAAAAAATCGGATGAAGAACTACTTGAGATCCGAGAAAAAAACAAATCGATTCTATCTCTCATCCAAAACGAAACCAATTTGATTTCTGAAAAAGAAACCACCAAAGAGGCTAAAGAAAAGGAAATTGCAGAGATCGATAAAAAGTTATTTGATCATCTTTCTAAAAGCCAAATCCAAAAAGAAAAAATCGCCAAAAACAAAACCTTTATCTTGGAATATGAACTTCGGATTGGAGAAATCCTTTCGGCTTTGGAAACAGAAAACCAAGCCACAATCAAACTCGAGGTAGAAAAACGCGCAATCGAACTTGAGAACGAACGCCAAAGGGAAATCCAATCCACTTTACAAGATGAGATCCAAGGATTGGAATCGAAACGAGTTTCCTTAGAACTATCCATCAAAGAAGAAGAAAAGTCCATTGAAGAAAAAGAAGGTAGGATTCAGGAAAATGAAAAACGCCATATCACTCTTCGAGACAAACAAAAAACTGTTATTTTCGAACTCATCCAAGAGTTAGAGAATAAAAAAAGAGAATCAAGAGAAGGGGAAGAAATCCGTAGTGCAGACAAAGCCGATCTTCTTTCTGATTTAGAATTGTACCGAAACAAATTAGAATCTGCTTTAAATCAGTTGGGATCATCGAATTTGAAGGATGGGATTTCTGACTTACGTGAAATCAAACTCGATCTTTATTCCGAAAAACTAACTTCCTTTTTAAAAAGAGAGGATGATTTTAGAAACTTACTTTTTGATAAAGACGGAATCCTTTCCAAAAAAGAATCCATCGACCAAGAAATTGAAGATTTAATTTTAGAAAACGAAAACCTAACACGAGGAATTCGGGATCACCAAAGTAATATTATTTTGCACAGAAGCCATTGGGAAGAAACAAGAACCCAAATTGTGGAACTTGAGAAAAAACTTCTCGAATCTAATTCTCGTTTAGAAAACCAACAAAAAGAAATTGCAGTCCTTGATGAAAGGATTGGTGAAATTGAAAAACGAATTTTAGGGGCTAAGGAGCAAGAGTCTGTCATTCGTGAAAAGAAAGATAGTTTGGAGAAAGAAGTCGAAGTTCTGGAAAAAGAAATCGAAGAGTCTTACCAAGAGTTCCTCTCGATGAGTCGAATTTTGGAATCCGAAAAAGAAACCTTACAGTCGCTCGTTGAGGAAATTTCTGGAATCAAATCCAATATCACAAAAAACCAAGAAGTATTCCAAAACCTTCTTCCTTTACTTTCAGAAAAAGAAAGAACCAGTTCTGCACTGAAAGTACAAATTGATTCCCTTGTGGAAGAATTGTACAATGATTATTCCCTTACCGATTCTGAATTAGAAACAGAACGAGGGAGTCTGGAACTGGACCAAAAAGCGGAAGAAAGAAGATTGCGATCTGCAAAGTCGGAGATCCAACTTCTTGGTTCCATCAATCCACTTGCGATTGAAGAGTATCGTAACATCAAAGAAATTTACGAACACAATCTCAAACAAAAGGTCGATATTGAAAGTTCGAAAAAAGACATCGAAGAAGTTTTAAAACGAATCAATGAAGAGTCGGAAAAACTTTTCCAAGAAACGTTTGAAAAAATCAAACAAAACTTCCAAGAAACCTTTTCTACACTTTTCAATGGGGGAAGGGCGACTCTCGAACTTACAGAAAAAGAGGATTCTCTCAATTCTGGGGTTGAGATTATGGCAGAACCTCCAGGAAAACATGTTCAAAACTTGCGATTGTTATCTGGTGGTGAAAAATCTCTCACAGCGATTGCACTTCTATTCGCCATCTACATGGTCAAACCAAGTCCATTCTGTTTCCTAGATGAGATTGATGCGGCTCTGGATGAGGCCAATAAACTAAGGTTCTGTCAAATTCTTGACAGGTTCAAAGACAAAACGCAGTTTATTGTGGTTTCCCATGCCCAGTCCACAATCTCACGTGCCAATGCTATCTTTGGGGTCACAAACGAAGAACCAGGAATCTCGAAGATCCTTTCCCTTCGTTTAGATGAAGCAAAATCTCTCTCCAAACAAATCACTCATAAAACGGGAACTGACAACTAAGTCGGTTCCTTTGAGATTTGTACGAAAAAAAGGTAAGGAATGTGAAAACATCCTTACCTTTTTTATTTTAACCTAAATTGCTTTTGTTATTTATTGGCTTGCATTTCTTTCATAATGCAAGTTGAGAAAGCTTTGCAAGTATCACCACCAGTGAGGCAGCCTGCAATTTTATTGTAGTATTTGGGACGGTTGCAGTTGAACTCACAACCACGTTTGAGTGTTGATTTTTGTTCTTCAGTGGCATTGGGATTCACTTGAATCGAACAATTGTAAAATTTATCACATGCTTCTTTACACTTAGGAAAGTCAGCTGCTTGGAGGGTTCCGGTAAATAATACCAGAGCCAGAATTGAAAACAAACGATTTGTTTTTTTCATACCTTTTCCTCTCGATCTTTGGTAGCGAAGACGGGAGTCGAACCCGTGACCTCAGGGTTATGAATCCTGTGCTCTAACCATCTGAGCTACCTCGCCCTATCACCTTAGATCGTTTGGTTGAACTAAATCTTTAGTTCTTTTGTCATTTTTTGGAGAGAATCAGATTGGTAAACAAAAAAAAGCCCCGACGGTTGCCGGGGCTTTTTCTCTTAACAAGAGTAAGTAGTGAGGAATTCGTATGGGTGAGGGCGACCTTCCCATGGCCAAATTTCTGTTTCAAACTTGTAGTGTTGGTATGTTTGTAGAAAGTTTTCTGTAAACACATCACCTTGTTTGAAAATTTCTCTTTGAGCAAGCATCTCTTCCATAGCTTCACGAAGGGTGTGAGGCATTTGGCGGATTCCTTTTTCACGGATTTCATCCAATGAAAGTTCAAAAAGATCTTCTTCACGAGCAGGACCTGGATCGATTTTTTCAGCAACACCAGCCATACCAGCCATTAGAAGTGAAGCGAACGCCAAATATGGGTTAGCTGTTGAATCAGGGAATCGGAATTCCACACGTTTTGCTTTTTCGCCGCTAACAAAAGGAATACGGCAAGAAGCAGAACGGTTCTGAGCAGAGTAAGCTAAGATAGATGGAGCTTCGAATCCTGGAATGAGTCGTTTGTAAGAGTTAGTAGATGCGTTAGTGAACGCAGCACAAGCTCTTGCATATTTTAAAACTCCACCAACATAGTTGAATGCGAAGTCAGAAAGGCCTTGGTATTTGTCTCCAGCAAAAAGGTTTTTTCCACCTTTCCAAAGAGAGATATGAACGTGCATACCGTTACCGTTATCACCAAAAAGTGGTTTTGGCATAAAAGTAGCAGTTTTTCCGTGTTTATGAGCCACCATCTTCACGATGTATTTTAGCTTTTGAACGTTGTCAGCAGCTTCAATCAAAGTTCCAAACTTAACACCAATTTCTCCTTGTGCTTGCGCAACTTCGTGGTGAACCACAAAAGTTTCCATTCCGATTGCTTCTAGTGTTTTTACAAATTCAGCACGGAGGTCTACTTGGGAGTCAATAGGAGCCACTGGGAAGTATCCACCTTTTGTTCCAGGACGGTGTCCGGAGTTGAAGTTGATTTTTCCTGTGTTGTTTGTTCCTGGAATTTCAGAGTGAGTGTTCCAGATCCCTTCGTTAGAATCTAATTCATAGTATTGGCAGTTGATTTCATCACGAACTCGTAAACTGTCAAAAACGAAGAATTCATTTTCTGGACCGAAATAAGCTGTATCTGCAATTCCGGATTTGTTCATGAACTCTAATGCTTTTTTCGCAATGGAACGTGGACATTTTTCATAGTATTGTTTTTTGTAAATATCCCATACATCGCAAAACATAACGAGTGTTTTGTCAGCAGTGAACGGATCCAAAAAAGCCGTAGAAATTTCTGGGTGTAGTTGCATGTCAGAAGCATTGATTGGCTGCCAACGAGCAATGGAAGATCCATCAAAAGGAATTCCTTTGAATGTTTCTTCATCAACTGAATTCACATAATACGAAACGTGGTGCCACATTCCTTTGATATCCGTGAAGCGGAAGTCGTAGAAAATGACTCCATTTTTTTTGGCATACTCAACCACTTCCTTTCCGGAAGTAAATTTTGGGGTTGCGAACTGCATTTGATTCTCCTTCTTTCAGAGGTCGGTCTGATTGTTGTAATCTGATGTCCATAAAGATGCAAGATTTATACCAAGGCATTTCGACCTAAATATAAGGGTTTCGTGGAGTTTCTAAGCAATGTGAGTTAAAAATCACGCCTAGTAACTAAACGAATTGCATATAGTGGAAACCTTTTGCTTAAATATATAGCAAATTTGCCTAATTTAAGCTTCCGCCATTTCGAAATACTATCTCCAAACGGGGGATTTTGGTCAACGGAATCGGGTAATTTTCGAAGAGAATTCAGAAAATTTTCAGATTCCGAACAAGTTATGTTTTTTTTGTGGCAGTGACCGAAGATTCATAAAGGTTAGAATCTAGATGAGTTCTCGAAAACCCGATTATGGTCGTTACCAACATTTAGAGAGCTTCATCCACCTTTCGAAAGATGCTATCTGGTGTTATGAATTGGACATTCCTATGCCCATTTCTCTTTCCTTGGAAGAACAGATGGAATACGTTTGGAACCACAGTGTGATCCGTGAAAGTAATTTGGCCATGGCCAAGTTTTATGGATACCATTCTGTCCATGAGGTTGTGGGAAAGTATCTAAAGGATCTCGTCACTCTGAAGAGTGTTTTTTTACTTCGCAAATTCATTGAAAGCACATACCAATTAGAAAATTACGAATACATTGTTGAATTGTCGGATGGCAACCAAAGGGTATTTTTGATGAACTCCCATGGACAGGTGGAGGATGGACACCTGCTTCGGATCTGGGGCCAACAAATCGAAATTTCTTCCATTCGTGAGTCCGAAGTCAAACTTTCCGGACTGTTACGATTTTCTCAAATTGTCACAGAGGTATCCAAAACCTTTGTTCATACCAAAGCAGAATTTGTCTCCGATGCCATTCAGTTTGCCTTGGAAGAATTGGGTAAATACTCTCGTGCGGACCGAGTGTTTGCGGCTGAAATTTCATCGGATAAACAATTTTTATCAGTCACACATGAATGGGTACTCGAAGGTATCCCCTCTTTGTTTTCCGTAGGTACAAAACTTCCCATTGCCAAAATGAATCCGGAACGATTGGGGATTCTCGCTTCCGATGGGGTGATTCATATTGCAGATACTCAGTTGATGGTGGATGAACCTTGGCATTTGGATCTTTTTAAACGAGCAGAAGTGCGTTCTATCCTTGTTGTCGGTTTACGAGATGAGGGGAGTGTGATTGGGATTTTAGGAATTACCACTTACGAACAAGTTGGAAATTGGTCAGAAGAAACAAAACAATTGTTGGGTTTGATCGCTGGTTTTATTTCGCAAGGGTTAGTTCGTGCTAAAAATGAAATCAAACTGATGAAAAAAGAAAAAATCTTACAAAGGTTTTATTCTGATGTCAAAGAGGATTTGGCACTGGCTAAGTTAACCCAAGAGGCATGGGTTGCCAAAGATTTTGGTGAAATTCAAAATATAAAAATTCAATCCCGGTTTTTGCCATACGATGAAATTGGCGGTGACCTGATTTTATACGAAAGACTTAGCGAAGATTGTATCGATATTTTCTTCGGTGATATTTCTGGTCATGGGATTTCTTCGGCTCTTGTTTCTGGGATTGCTGCTGTATCGTTTAAAAAACATTCCAAATTAGAATCCAGTCCTTCTGCCATTTTATCGGCTATGCATTTGGAGCTAAAAACCATTGTATTCAAACACCATATCTCTGCTTGTGTCCTTCGTCTTTTTCCTAAGGAAAGAAGGGTAGAGTTTAGTTTTGCAGGTCATCCGCCGGTTGTGTTTTGGAAAGAAAATGAACGTGTGATGAAACTTGTAAAAGATGAAATGTATCCCATCCTATTACTAGACCATTGGAAAGGAAAAACTATTTCTAAAACATTTGAGCCTGGGGATCGTTTGCTTTTGTATTCTGATGGAATTTATGAATTAGAAGAAGAGGCGGGTGGATATATTGGTCTTGATGTTTTTTTACAAGAACTCTCTGAGATGATTTCTGTTTCTGATACAACTGATACCTTACTCAAAAAAATGATCGCCAATTGTCTCATAGACAAAGAAAGAATCATTCATGATGACATCGCTGTTTTGTTTATGGAATTTTAATTTTCTCTATCGGCGAGATCAAGTGCTTTGGCATCTGCTTCTGGATACTTAGCCAGATATTCCGAAACAATTTTCTTTTTCCCATCGAGTCTATCTAAATGGTTTTCAATGATATGTCCAAAGTCCAATTTCCCAGTCACAATTTCATATCGTTCGGTTTCGATGGTTCCTAAATCCAAATCAACAGGCACTTCATTGGCTTTGTCTGCATATTCTTTGGCTTTTTCCCAGTAAGGAATGGCTTCTTTGTAGAAACTTTCTGCAACTCCAAAACTTTCTTTGAGTTCATGTGCAAAATCTAAATTATAAAAATAAACGTGTCTCTTGTCAAATTTGGAAGCAAGTCTCATGTAGGAACGCATGATTTGAATGTTGATGTGCATAAACATCAAGTTTCTATATTTATAATATTCTTTTTCTGTTTTGGTTTCACACAAAGAATGTTTTGGGTGGCGGAATCGTTTCCCTAAAGCAATTTTTAACCAATAGATATTTTTTCTGATTTCATTATCGTTATAATGTTGTTTGAGATTGTACAACTCATAAAAATCTTCCAAATACTTTGGTTCCCATTTATGGAGTTTGTAAGGAACCCAATCTGAAAATTTTGTATAAGGTCCATTTTTTTCGTATTCGTAGTTGTAATCGATATCGGTTTCCCAGGCACCAAGGGAATGGGAAAACAAGGATAGAATGAGTGCGATCGAAATGACAAATCCTTGTTTCACCCTAAAAGTATCGGTAAAACGGGCAGATTCCCTAATGGGATTCTTATTTTAGAGGGGAGACTTCTGCCACCCATTGGTAGCCGACACCCCGTACATTGCGGATGGATTCTTCCCCCAGAGCATCCCGAAGCCTCACGATGGCATTGTCGATGGTCCTTTCAGTGGGAAAACTTTCCTCACCTACGATATTGTCTAAAATTTCGGAACGACTAAAGACCTTTCGCACATCGGAGAGGAGGAGGGCCAAAAGAGCACAGTCCCTTTTGGAAAGTAAAACGGAAGACCCATCTTCCCTTTTCACAAGAAAGGAATCCAAGTGGATTTCCGTTTGGTCCATTTTCCATTTTTGTCCAAAATGAGGGCGAGTCTGGGCCACCACTCTTTCCAATCGGATGAGGAATTCTTTTAAATGGAAAGGTTTTGGGATGAACTCGGCTGCACCCAATTCGAACCCACGAAGTCTTTCTTGGGCACCGGCTTGTGCAGTTAAAAATAAGAAGGGGAGGTCTTTTTCTTTGGATAAAAAAACTTCTGCCAATTGGAATCCATTTCCATCTGGAAGTCGTAAATCAAGAACCACCAAATCAAATTGGTTTGGAGAAAATAACGTTTCCGCTTCGGAAACAGTTTTTGCCCACTGCACCCGGTACCTGTCTTGTTCCAATCTTTCTTTTAAGGTTTCACCGAGACCCTCGTCATCTTCCACAAGCAAAATTCTTGGTTTCATGAAACCTCTTTTAAGTTCAGTTTTACTTGGAATCCGGACGAACTGTTCGGAAACTCAAGAGAACCTTTCATTTTTTCGATTAGTTTTTTTACTATATACAAACCAATCCCACTCCCACTGGTTTTGGAATGACGTAGAAATGGTAATGTCAGATTTTTTTTATTCCCACTAAAACCAGCACCATCATCTTCTAAAAGAAAAGAAATATCTTTATGATCTTTAAAGACGGTGAGTATGATCGTTTTTGCTTTTCCATGGCGTTTTGCATTTTCACTAAGGTTTTTTAACATTGCAAAAAAAGCTTTTTTATCAATATACACTTTTGTTTTTTGGGGAATCAAAACATTCCAAGTTAAATCTGGTTCATGATGGGAATAGGATTCACATAAATCCGAAATGGTGAGGGGTTCCATATACAAGGATTCTCCCTGCATTAGGCTTGCGAGATAAAATGCATTTCCCATTTGGGATTCAATCCGTTGGTTTTCTTTCCAAATTTTTTCTAATTTTTTCTTTAGTTCTGGTTCTTTTGTATTTTCTAAAAGAACTTCGATTTGCAACTGTAAGCTGGCAATGGGAGTTTTCATTTCGTGTGTGACGGTAGAAAAAAAATCAGAAATGAGTTTAGAACGTTTATGATCTCTATAGGAAAGAATCGCCAGAGTCACTCCACCAAGAGTGAGCATAGAAAGAAAAAAGGATCCTTCTAATTGCAACATCCGATTGACTCGGTTTAGCTCAACTTGCCTTGCGTCGCTGATAGAAATTTCCGAAATGGTCTTTGCTTGGCGAAATCCCAAAATCCACCACCACACTCCCAAAGAAAGTGTGAGAGATAGCCAGGCCAGGGAAAAAAACATTCGAAATTGTGCTGATCCTCTCAAATTTGCCTCTCGATTCAAGTTAGGGCCAAGGGGATGGGCGACGAGCAAAAAAAGATGTTGTCACATTGGAAGAACCCGAGAATTTATTTTTTAGGAGAACAACTTTGAACTTCGACGAAATCTCGAAACATCTTGGAAACGACGCGGAATCCTTACTTGGATTCAAATCCCCAAAAATCGCTAAAGAACTAATCCACGTACCTGGCTCTGACTGGGTTGATAGAATTTTTGCTCCCACAGACAGGTCTGTACCTGTGCTTCGTAGCATCCAAACCCTTCTCGGAAGTGGCCGTCTCGGTGGAACGGGTTATGTTTCCATCCTTCCGGTTGACCAAGGAATTGAACACTCTGCTGGTGCCTCATTTGCAAAAAACCCGATTTACTTTGACGGTGAAAACATCATCAAATTGGCTATCGAAGGTGGTTGTAATGGTGTGGCAACAACTCTCGGAGTTCTTGGATCCGTTGCAAGAAAGTATGCTCACAAAATTCCTTTCATTTTGAAAATCAATCACAATGAACTTTTGACTTACCCAAACAAAAGTGAACAAATCCTATTTGCAACAGTAAAACAAGCTTATGACCAAGGTTGTGTTGCGATTGGTGCTACCATTTATTTTGGTTCCGCTGATTCAGGTCGTGAAATCGTTGAAATTTCTAAAATCTTTCAAATGGCTCACGAACTCGGAATGGCAACCATCCTTTGGTGTTATGTAAGAAACAATGCGTTCAAAAAAGACAAAGACTACCATGTTTCTGCTGACCTAACAGGACAGGCTAACCACTTAGGTGTGACCATCCAAGCAGATATCATCAAACAAAAGTTACCTGAAAACAATGGTGGATACAATGTTTTAAACCAAGAATCTTCTTATGGTAAAACAGACAAACGAATCTATTCTGACCTTACTTCTGACCACCCAATTGACCTCACTCGTTACCAAGTAGCAAATTGTTACATGGGAAGAGCTGGACTTATCAACTCTGGTGGTGCATCAGGTGAAAACGATTTACAAGACGCACTGAAAACTGCAGTCATCAACAAACGTGCTGGTGGAATGGGACTTATCTCTGGAAGAAAAGCGTTCCAAAAACCAATGAAGGAAGGGGTTGCATTACTCAACGCCATCCAAGACGTATATCTATCGAAAGAAATTACAGTCGCTTAAAGACTTGGAATTTTTTCGAAATGTAAAAAAAAGAAGGGCAGGGGTACTTGTATCTCTGCCCTCAATTGTTTCTGAACATTCTTTTGAATGTGGAGACATTTATAGTTTATACCCACTTTGCGATTGGGCAAAAGATGTGGGTTTTAGCATCATACAATTATTACCATTAAATGATACTGGATTCGGATACTCTCCTTACAGTGCCATCTCAGCTTTTGCTGTTGATCCTCTTTATATCTCCTTATACAAACTAGGCATTCATACAAAATCCCGCAAACGTGAGATCCAATTTTTAAAGAATCATCCCATTCGCATTCGTAATTTAAAATTAGAAATCATTCGTAAGTTATATTCAGAAAATCAAAAAGAAGCCATGAATGAGGCTACTTACTTTTTAGAAAAACATCCCTGGTGTTATTCCTATGCAGCTTTTCGATTATTGTATGAGGAATTTGAAGGCAAAGGTTGGTGGGAATGGCCTAAAAAATTCCAAGATCCAAACCATTCCAAAGAATATATATTCTCAGAGAAAAGAGAAGAGGCTCTCTTCTGGGTTTATTTACAAAAGATCGCCTATGATCAGTTATCTGAAGTAAAAACCCATTATGAAGATGTGGGTGTGTATTTAAAGGGTGATATGCCAATCCTAACTTCCCGAAATTCTTGTGATGTGTGGGAACATCCTGAATTTTTTATTATGAATTTACAAGCTGGTGCTCCTCCAGATGATTTTTCGAAAACTGGACAAACTTGGGGATTCCCAGTTCTCAATTGGGAAACATTGGAGAAAACAAACTATTCTTGGTGGAAGGATCGTTTGTCCTATTTAGAACATTTTTTTCATCTCTACCGAATTGACCATGTGATTGGAATGTATCGCATTTGGGCCATCCCGGAGGCAGATCAAACGGCCCTTCATGGTTGGTTCCATCCTCAATTTGGAATAGCGACCGAAGAATTTTTAAAAGAAGGATTAGATCCTAAACATTTTGAAAATCTAGGCCTGATTCATGAATTCATTCCAGGTCATTATATTTTTTATTGGGATTT encodes the following:
- a CDS encoding sensor histidine kinase codes for the protein MFFSLAWLSLTLSLGVWWWILGFRQAKTISEISISDARQVELNRVNRMLQLEGSFFLSMLTLGGVTLAILSYRDHKRSKLISDFFSTVTHEMKTPIASLQLQIEVLLENTKEPELKKKLEKIWKENQRIESQMGNAFYLASLMQGESLYMEPLTISDLCESYSHHEPDLTWNVLIPQKTKVYIDKKAFFAMLKNLSENAKRHGKAKTIILTVFKDHKDISFLLEDDGAGFSGNKKNLTLPFLRHSKTSGSGIGLYIVKKLIEKMKGSLEFPNSSSGFQVKLNLKEVS
- a CDS encoding chromosome segregation SMC family protein; translated protein: MHLKSLSIVGFKTFADETEITFDPGFTAVVGPNGSGKSNIVDSVKWVFGEKSAKGLRGEKMDDVIFHGTESRRAAGFSEVSILFDNDDHFFNIDFPSVKITRRLYPDGENEYYLNDIRTTRKDIEKTLLDTGIGKSSYSILEQGRVDQILNSKPEERRAIFEEAAGVSRFKLDRKEATKKLDDTNQNLLRIQDIMNSMVKDLEVKEKQSEKAEQYFKLKSDLDESDKNLRFLKLRDFKRRMKKSDEELLEIREKNKSILSLIQNETNLISEKETTKEAKEKEIAEIDKKLFDHLSKSQIQKEKIAKNKTFILEYELRIGEILSALETENQATIKLEVEKRAIELENERQREIQSTLQDEIQGLESKRVSLELSIKEEEKSIEEKEGRIQENEKRHITLRDKQKTVIFELIQELENKKRESREGEEIRSADKADLLSDLELYRNKLESALNQLGSSNLKDGISDLREIKLDLYSEKLTSFLKREDDFRNLLFDKDGILSKKESIDQEIEDLILENENLTRGIRDHQSNIILHRSHWEETRTQIVELEKKLLESNSRLENQQKEIAVLDERIGEIEKRILGAKEQESVIREKKDSLEKEVEVLEKEIEESYQEFLSMSRILESEKETLQSLVEEISGIKSNITKNQEVFQNLLPLLSEKERTSSALKVQIDSLVEELYNDYSLTDSELETERGSLELDQKAEERRLRSAKSEIQLLGSINPLAIEEYRNIKEIYEHNLKQKVDIESSKKDIEEVLKRINEESEKLFQETFEKIKQNFQETFSTLFNGGRATLELTEKEDSLNSGVEIMAEPPGKHVQNLRLLSGGEKSLTAIALLFAIYMVKPSPFCFLDEIDAALDEANKLRFCQILDRFKDKTQFIVVSHAQSTISRANAIFGVTNEEPGISKILSLRLDEAKSLSKQITHKTGTDN
- a CDS encoding 4-alpha-glucanotransferase, with protein sequence MEFFRNVKKRRAGVLVSLPSIVSEHSFECGDIYSLYPLCDWAKDVGFSIIQLLPLNDTGFGYSPYSAISAFAVDPLYISLYKLGIHTKSRKREIQFLKNHPIRIRNLKLEIIRKLYSENQKEAMNEATYFLEKHPWCYSYAAFRLLYEEFEGKGWWEWPKKFQDPNHSKEYIFSEKREEALFWVYLQKIAYDQLSEVKTHYEDVGVYLKGDMPILTSRNSCDVWEHPEFFIMNLQAGAPPDDFSKTGQTWGFPVLNWETLEKTNYSWWKDRLSYLEHFFHLYRIDHVIGMYRIWAIPEADQTALHGWFHPQFGIATEEFLKEGLDPKHFENLGLIHEFIPGHYIFYWDFWKEPGYQELEEEIKAKLYPLSELHIAEEEKHWREAGEKILEIFESFSSMIPCAEDLGSVPSFIRDSLFERQMIGIDVVRWTRSFTTGEFIPEELYRENAISVLSTHDTSLVMEWWKKEGDMESKLQFFFDRLGKPRPETGDAALLGLLEFVFQTSSIFSIQLFQDLAVGVPSVVENPETHRINLPGTPDHSNWTYRFPILIEEFASDFKRNFSLRKLLLDSGRNS
- the glnA gene encoding type I glutamate--ammonia ligase → MQFATPKFTSGKEVVEYAKKNGVIFYDFRFTDIKGMWHHVSYYVNSVDEETFKGIPFDGSSIARWQPINASDMQLHPEISTAFLDPFTADKTLVMFCDVWDIYKKQYYEKCPRSIAKKALEFMNKSGIADTAYFGPENEFFVFDSLRVRDEINCQYYELDSNEGIWNTHSEIPGTNNTGKINFNSGHRPGTKGGYFPVAPIDSQVDLRAEFVKTLEAIGMETFVVHHEVAQAQGEIGVKFGTLIEAADNVQKLKYIVKMVAHKHGKTATFMPKPLFGDNGNGMHVHISLWKGGKNLFAGDKYQGLSDFAFNYVGGVLKYARACAAFTNASTNSYKRLIPGFEAPSILAYSAQNRSASCRIPFVSGEKAKRVEFRFPDSTANPYLAFASLLMAGMAGVAEKIDPGPAREEDLFELSLDEIREKGIRQMPHTLREAMEEMLAQREIFKQGDVFTENFLQTYQHYKFETEIWPWEGRPHPYEFLTTYSC
- a CDS encoding PP2C family protein-serine/threonine phosphatase, which gives rise to MSSRKPDYGRYQHLESFIHLSKDAIWCYELDIPMPISLSLEEQMEYVWNHSVIRESNLAMAKFYGYHSVHEVVGKYLKDLVTLKSVFLLRKFIESTYQLENYEYIVELSDGNQRVFLMNSHGQVEDGHLLRIWGQQIEISSIRESEVKLSGLLRFSQIVTEVSKTFVHTKAEFVSDAIQFALEELGKYSRADRVFAAEISSDKQFLSVTHEWVLEGIPSLFSVGTKLPIAKMNPERLGILASDGVIHIADTQLMVDEPWHLDLFKRAEVRSILVVGLRDEGSVIGILGITTYEQVGNWSEETKQLLGLIAGFISQGLVRAKNEIKLMKKEKILQRFYSDVKEDLALAKLTQEAWVAKDFGEIQNIKIQSRFLPYDEIGGDLILYERLSEDCIDIFFGDISGHGISSALVSGIAAVSFKKHSKLESSPSAILSAMHLELKTIVFKHHISACVLRLFPKERRVEFSFAGHPPVVFWKENERVMKLVKDEMYPILLLDHWKGKTISKTFEPGDRLLLYSDGIYELEEEAGGYIGLDVFLQELSEMISVSDTTDTLLKKMIANCLIDKERIIHDDIAVLFMEF
- a CDS encoding class I fructose-bisphosphate aldolase is translated as MNFDEISKHLGNDAESLLGFKSPKIAKELIHVPGSDWVDRIFAPTDRSVPVLRSIQTLLGSGRLGGTGYVSILPVDQGIEHSAGASFAKNPIYFDGENIIKLAIEGGCNGVATTLGVLGSVARKYAHKIPFILKINHNELLTYPNKSEQILFATVKQAYDQGCVAIGATIYFGSADSGREIVEISKIFQMAHELGMATILWCYVRNNAFKKDKDYHVSADLTGQANHLGVTIQADIIKQKLPENNGGYNVLNQESSYGKTDKRIYSDLTSDHPIDLTRYQVANCYMGRAGLINSGGASGENDLQDALKTAVINKRAGGMGLISGRKAFQKPMKEGVALLNAIQDVYLSKEITVA
- a CDS encoding Cys-rich protein; its protein translation is MKKTNRLFSILALVLFTGTLQAADFPKCKEACDKFYNCSIQVNPNATEEQKSTLKRGCEFNCNRPKYYNKIAGCLTGGDTCKAFSTCIMKEMQANK
- a CDS encoding response regulator transcription factor, producing the protein MKPRILLVEDDEGLGETLKERLEQDRYRVQWAKTVSEAETLFSPNQFDLVVLDLRLPDGNGFQLAEVFLSKEKDLPFLFLTAQAGAQERLRGFELGAAEFIPKPFHLKEFLIRLERVVAQTRPHFGQKWKMDQTEIHLDSFLVKREDGSSVLLSKRDCALLALLLSDVRKVFSRSEILDNIVGEESFPTERTIDNAIVRLRDALGEESIRNVRGVGYQWVAEVSPLK